In Vanessa tameamea isolate UH-Manoa-2023 chromosome 19, ilVanTame1 primary haplotype, whole genome shotgun sequence, one genomic interval encodes:
- the LOC113397036 gene encoding uncharacterized protein LOC113397036, producing MHKGKKYSIMVKNAFRRHANASHFREKAKNYLLILKKKFELMNHLGQLSGLPTWNPLAKAIVYYKLKPRESGSEIAKSFINDLRKYRILKSMAFIYNPLNEEVTSYSWTPYTDKNCAGKCNSVYILDKCRNNDIKQLEVQREMFPLDLKGCPLITYAVISEPYVMPPERKVLNTMWNDAYEFQKGGEINLVKIVSEFTNMSLVIRMSEKQENWGEIYANGSVTGGYGALLNDSVDLLFGNIEVTRTARKLFHPTVSYTQDEMTWCVPKAKQAATWDNLFIIFQWSTWVATLMSVLVMGLIFHFLHYRENRTTPIWPTNSILMTFSMLLGWGAKFDPKSSVFRILIFVWLCFSLNMGISYESFLRSFLMHPRFEKQISSESDLIQSRIPLGGREIYRSYFETNNASSFYLYRKYNSTTFSEGIRRAALDRNFAVVSSKRQAKYIDQKLGKGAALIYCFPESNNLYKYGVVLLARKWFPMLERFNNIIRSVSENGLIDKWNKELFIHSISSDGTSAILPLSIQHLLGAFMLIGILYTLSIIVFIAEVVLGYFKKKKKFEKRNVKICKQKAIS from the coding sequence ATgcataaaggaaaaaaatattctatcatGGTTAAAAACGCTTTCCGTCGACACGCTAACGCTTCACATTTTCGAGAGAAAGCTAAaaattatttgcttatattAAAGAAGAAATTCGAGCTCATGAATCACTTGGGACAATTGAGTGGATTACCGACTTGGAATCCATTAGCTAAAGCGATAGTTTACTACAAGCTAAAGCCAAGAGAAAGTGGTTCAGAAATAgctaaatcatttattaatgaTCTCAGAAAATATAGAATTCTTAAAAGTATGGCATTCATATATAACCCATTAAACGAAGAAGTAACTTCCTATTCATGGACCCCATACACTGACAAAAATTGCGCCGGAAAATGTAACTCCGTGTACATTTTAGACAAATGCAGAAACaatgatataaaacaattgGAAGTTCAAAGGGAAATGTTTCCATTAGACTTAAAAGGATGCCCTTTAATAACCTACGCTGTTATATCTGAACCGTACGTGATGCCTCCTGAAAGGAAAGTTTTGAACACAATGTGGAACGATGCTTATGAATTTCAAAAAGGCGGAGAGATTAATCTCGTGAAGATTGTAAGTGAATTCACAAACATGAGCCTTGTTATTCGAATGTCGGAGAAACAGGAAAATTGGGGGGAGATTTACGCAAACGGCTCCGTGACTGGCGGATACGGTGCCTTGCTAAACGACTCAGTGGATCTTCTCTTTGGTAATATAGAAGTTACAAGAACTGCACGTAAATTATTTCATCCCACGGTTAGTTACACTCAAGACGAGATGACTTGGTGTGTACCAAAAGCGAAACAGGCCGCGACTTGGgacaatttattcataatttttcaatGGTCTACATGGGTCGCAACTTTGATGAGTGTTTTAGTAATGggtttaatttttcatttcttgCATTATAGAGAAAATCGGACGACACCGATATGGCCAACGAACTCAATTTTAATGACGTTTAGTATGCTGCTTGGGTGGGGAGCTAAATTTGATCCAAAATCGTCAGTGTTTCGCATACTGATTTTCGTTTGGCTCTGCTTTAGTTTAAACATGGGGATATCGTACGAATCATTTCTAAGAAGCTTTCTAATGCACCCACGATTCGAAAAGCAGATAAGCAGCGAATCAGATCTTATTCAGTCTAGAATTCCTTTGGGAGGCAGGGAGATTTACCGATCCTATTTTGAGACTAATAACGCAAgctcgttttatttatatcgcaAATATAACTCGACAACGTTCTCCGAGGGGATAAGACGAGCGGCTTTAGATAGGAATTTCGCCGTTGTTTCATCGAAGAGGCAAGCAAAATACATAGATCAGAAATTAGGTAAAGGTGCGGCGTTGATTTACTGCTTCCCCGAGAGCAATAACCTCTACAAATACGGTGTTGTTTTACTTGCTAGGAAATGGTTTCCAATGCTGGAaaggtttaataatattatacgaagTGTTTCAGAGAACGGTCTAATAGATAAATGGAACAAAGAACTATTTATACACAGCATCAGCTCGGATGGAACTAGCGCTATACTCCCGTTAAGTATTCAGCACTTGCTCGGGGCTTTTATGCTGATTGGAATCTTATATACTCTTAGTATAATCGTATTTATAGCTGAAGTAGTTTTGGGTTATttcaagaagaaaaagaaattcGAGAAACGTAATGTAAAAATCTGTAAACAGAAAGCAATCTCTTAG